The DNA sequence AAATCAGTCAACAAAATCTCACAAGCTCGTCATAATCAATCAACTCAAAGTTTTCACCTTTAACACTAGTAACTGAGCCGTCTATCCTATTAACCAAAATCACAAGCTTAATTTCAATCAGACATTTTGTCGAAAACTTACTTTCGCGGCGGAGAAGAATACTCAGTCGGGAACAGATCCTCTGCGGTTTACAAAACCACAGCACACTCTGCTGTGGACAAAACCCAGGTAATTGGCTTTAAACGCACGAATATCATACGGGGCctttcatttccattttcatgtGCTATTTTAGTTTAGGAAAACTTTTGactttaatattgaaaaacactatcaaattactactaaaaaaaacatataaattataagCATTTTTTATTGGTGATATAATATTCCTAAATAAAATTtgcttaattaaatgttttacatTTGATAACTATGACTAATTTTACAATTGTACGTTGGATTGATCACACGTTAATTTTATTGCTAGCAATTTGATTAGCTTGTTGGGCTTAGTCTTAAACTCAGGTGTTTAGAGTAATGGCTGAAAATTATAACCCAATAAGCTCGTACCCAATCAACCCGTAATCCAAGtaggatttaaattaaaacaaaagaaacattATATCCTGTTAttgagatagagagagatCACCACAACATATAATAAGCAGTAAACAAGGTTGGTTTCAAATGGCTTTTGTGCTGCGTTACATCATTACATGGTGAATTAGACATCTCTTTGCTCTTGTAATCCCCCACTTTTTATCTTCACCTAAATCCATACAACAGAGTGTAAATGCGTACAAACTCGACGGTTTCTGGCGTTGCATTACACAGCAGCAGCCTTGAGGGAAAGGAAATCTGAGATCTTGTTGGTGTAGAAATCCGGCTGTATCGTGTTGTCGGGGCTCTGAAGCATTGGCAGAGACGTCACGCCTGAAAAAGGACGAATAGCAAGAGACTCATTAGGTAACATTATCATTCCATAAGATGagataaaaaccacaaaatGGTGCCTGTTTCGTTCCTTACCTGATAGAACAAGAAGAGTCTTGCACCCTCCGTTTTGCCCGAAGAGTATATCAGTGTCTAGTCTGTCTCCAACCATACATATTTGGGACTTGGAGATGTTGAAtctgtttcattttcataacaAAAACACAACATCAGCTGCAGCATTCCTTTTCCTAGAAAAACAATGTTATGCACAGCTAGGAAGGCGTTGATTATGTGCTATGGCCATAACTATGGAATGGTAGCGTGACTATTTTCGCGCTGTGATTCTAGCTTCAAGTTTATCGGCATCAGTCCTTCTGCATATATGGTCTAGGGCTTATGGTCTCCCCCTTCTTTGTTAGGTCATATGGTCTTTTTGGACCATATGTTGTTGGGGGGGGGCTTGAGCATCCCTCGCCTTTAGCTCTCTCTAAGCTGTAGTAATGGCTCAGCCACTGAAGATATTGGTTTATATATTGTTCTATTCTATTTACAGGTTTTGGGGTCTCGCCTAATCATCCGTCCTAACGGGAATCTTTTAGGGAGATCTCGACCTTtgaaatatgcaaaaaaaaaataaaaagctcgatctttctatattttttcaaaaatgacaCTGGATCAAAGTTCCGGGTGTACTTGGCACGACCTTTCAACGTTTGAAAGGTCGTGGTTCCTTTTTGCGTAGTATTTCAAAGGAAAGAACATTTTTGCAAAACGTGGAAGCAAAGTAAAGAAAACACAACCCTATTGTATGCATATGATGCTAGCTAGTAGTATACGTAGGCTTACTCCTTGGCTAAGTAATCCATCATGAACGTTGAGGGCTTCCCGACAACATGTGGCTCACGTTGAGTCGATCCACGTACTGCACCTACCATCGAGCCACCACCTGATTGCAGAAAACAAGCTTTGCACTTCAGCATCCATCATATTCACACATTCCTTCTACACAAGTTCTAAATGACCACCTATACTCTTTTGAGTGTATTGATTCAATCCTCAAAGTAAACAATATGCTTGAATAATTCATGTTCacacaataaaattttgagaaaaaacaTAGTCCAATCAAATGACTATCTCCACGCCCTTTTGAAAAGACAAGAAAGGAGAGAAAGAGTCTCAATGACCTTGTTGAGTTTGCTAGTTTTATGAATCTAGATGCAATGCATAATGGAGTAGCAATGGAACATAAACAGCAAGATCAATTAGGTCACCTGCCCATTCTTGAGCATCAGTGAGATGGGTGACCGCGTCACGGTTGGTGGCTATGAAAAGGCACCCAGGGTTTTCACGGACGCACAAAGTCGCATACCTTCATATAGAACAATCAAGACTTGTAAAGTTAGCTCGGTGATGCAGTTTTCAGGGAAAAAGCAAGAGATGGAATAATGGAGCCACTATGATCATTAACATTTTCAGGTAAACGTACTGGATTTTGTAATAGTTGAAGTAACGGTCAAATCCGACAACCACAGCTCCGACCTACACAGAGAGTTACAATGAATTAGTAGAAAATATTCAAATGAATCCTTTCTGCAACCATGATATCCATAATAGTAAAAGAATGAAGAGTTACGTCTTCGTCATGCTCCATCAAAAAACCCGGTTTCAGTTCAATCTTCTTGTCACCATCTTCCTGCAAAACACAAAATGTTAAATGTTTAGCTTCAGAAACTACTCATGTAATCCATTAATGAATATTCACCAAAAGATCAATTCAGCACCATATAGAGTTCATAAATCGTGTGTTTTACCTCAGCCTTTCAATCCTAGAGCTAAAGATGAGATGGCCCAATGAGATATACCTCAGTTGATTAGTGCTTTAAATCAGAAGCTTTAGATCAGCTAATAAGAACATTATTGATAGAGCACTCTCATAAACAGTTCGATTCATTCATTATCAATATCTTTAATAAAGCCTCAACATTGCCAggtataaaaagaaaattatactagATCAGAGGTTTGTATACACTGGTTTAAGACATTCCTATGAAAAATTTACACGCATTCAATCTTGAAACGCACTTCATATAAAACTCATCACGTACCGGTCCACCAATGTACTGAAACCCTGCCAAATCAAGCTCCTTTAAAATGCCTTCCTCGCCAACAACATAAACCTATACATGGGCAATAATGAGAATCAATTTTCTGTTGTTCGTCAATTCAAACGTATCAGCAGCTTAGCAAAGCCCTATAAAACCACTTTCCATCTTTGTGAAGGATGAAACTGATCTCAGAGGTGTAATTAAGCGGTTTCTTGAAAGTGATTTCCTAATACATGGTAAGTAcctttttatctttggggaaaTCAATTGACTTCAGGTAAGCAGCAGCTGCGAAAGATGATGCAAATATTTCTTCCTGAAAGATTTCCAACCTGTTAGAATCCTTAACTATTTTCCGTGGTTACAATTATACATATCAAAATGAGAATGCATTTACCTCGCTGACATTAAGGCCGAGCGTCTCAAACTTTTTGCCATATTGTTTTCTGGATTTTGTGGAGTTGTTGGTGACAAAAACCAACCTTTTTCCCTACACAAGGAAGCAATCGGATCCAACCATTAGCATTCTCAAGGAGGAGAAAATCACGAACAAGACTAGCTCCACATCTTTCAAAGGAAGGAAAATATGCCATACAAATTATTGATTCTTCAAGAAATGACAATGTGCTACCTTTGAACGAAGCATGTCAAGTGTCTCTGGGACGCCATCTATTAGCTTGTCTCCTTTCCATATGACACCTGAAAAAATCCAACGTAGGGATTCATATGCACATTATAACACAAGTGAAATTCCAAAAACTTTATTAGAACACTAGTAAAGAAAGATGTCAATGCATCTTAGAGTTACATTCAACTCCCAATTTTCTTGGGGGTAATTGTAATATTCTTAAAGATGTCACAGTGAACTCGAATCTAAGCATCATATGTTAACCACTCTATGACCTCTATGACTAGTCCAACACACCCGCACATTTAACTCTCAAGTTCCTATATCATCACCTCTTAAGACCGAGTGTACCCTTCCAATGATTGTTATCAGTTCAccagaacaaaaaaaatattagtatgtCCGAACACGCTTAAATGATTTGAATGCATATTTCGTGCAACCAAAATATGTGTAACTGTGTAATAGCTACTACACGAAGTTTTTCATGTAAGGTTTCAAGTAACAAATGCAattatttccatatttttacGATCATTTATCAAGACAAAATCTTGTCATAAATCCCTTCTGAACAAAGTTGCATTAGTACTATCATAATTCTTTAGTAACACATTATAAGAAAACTAATTATTCACACGCATTCTATATAAACAAGTTCTAGgcttcaattttcaattcattcaAGCATTTCACCGAACGTGTAACTGGCAATTAACAATAACATCACCGCATTCACCAAAACataacacataaaaaaaatcacttccACTCACCATCGCAGTCGAAAATGAAAGTCTCGACAGAGTCGATGAGCTGATCGGGGTCCTTGAGCTGCTCGGCAGCGGCCACAATCCtcgaagaagcagaagaatCCATTGTTTTTGCCGAATTCTTCTTGCTGCATTCAGCGATGCGTCTGAGAGGATTGAAGAGAGACGGGTTGGAGAGGAAAGGGATTCTCTTGTTGAATCTCAATCTGCTGTGGGGATTCAGGAAGTGAGTGGAGGAAGATGAACAGACTGCAGCTGCTGATAGTTTGATTGTCAGCATTTCTATggctgtttttttttcttattttctttattatttttccctCTGAATTTGAGTTAGTTGGGCTTCTTATAGTTAGTTACTGGATGAGGTGGAAAATATGAGTGGATGATTGTCCTTCACAAATTTgtgattcttgaatttttggACTTTTTTCATGAATATTTGGTAgattttcttataattatgcatacatataaaactcaaaatcatgtAAAAACAGATTATTTCGTTGTTGTAGCATCCTTCTCTTTCGCCATTGCAACTGCTTAAAATATGAACggaaattcaaataaattcaagcaagaaaataaaaagaaatagctTTGTCAAATTGTACGCAGTGCATCACTTGTTGTACATCCTTGGAGGTCTATAAAACCCTACAAACAGCTCCGCAAGCGTAAATTTCACTGAGAGAGAGATACGCGATTCCCAAATTCTCTCCGTCTCCAATCCTCTACACCTCCCCAGTCGCCGCCGTGAGCTGTCCGAGCCACCACCGCCACGAAGCCAAGCTTTCCACACGCACGGCCGCCGAAATGCCGGACCCCTCGCCGTCGTCCTCCGCCGGCCCAATTCGCATCGACGGAGCCGAACAGGACGCCGCCCTTTCAAAATCGGAGTTCCTGACCCGATCCGAACTCATCAATCGGCGTTACCGGAGAGCGAAGCAGCTCGAGGGGATTTACCGCGACCATTATTGGGCGTTGATGGAAGAGCTGAAATTGAAGTACAGGGAATACTATTGGGAGTATGGGAAAAGCCCCTTCGTTGAAgatgaggagaatgagagGATCAATTCGAGCCGCGCTGATGGCGCGCCCGGACTGGCTGCGGataatggaaatggaaatggcAATTTGGGGGTTAATGGTGGGAATGGGAATACGATTGGGAATGCAACCGGTAGGTGTGGTATGAACGGCTGCAAGGCAAAGGCGATGGCGTTAACAATGTTTTGTCATATGCATATACTGTCTGATTCCAAGCAGAAGCTGTACAAGGCTTGCGTTTTCGCTATAAAGAGGTTTGCTTCTTTtctg is a window from the Salvia hispanica cultivar TCC Black 2014 chromosome 1, UniMelb_Shisp_WGS_1.0, whole genome shotgun sequence genome containing:
- the LOC125212573 gene encoding phosphoglycolate phosphatase 1A, chloroplastic-like, with amino-acid sequence MLTIKLSAAAVCSSSSTHFLNPHSRLRFNKRIPFLSNPSLFNPLRRIAECSKKNSAKTMDSSASSRIVAAAEQLKDPDQLIDSVETFIFDCDGVIWKGDKLIDGVPETLDMLRSKGKRLVFVTNNSTKSRKQYGKKFETLGLNVSEEEIFASSFAAAAYLKSIDFPKDKKVYVVGEEGILKELDLAGFQYIGGPEDGDKKIELKPGFLMEHDEDVGAVVVGFDRYFNYYKIQYATLCVRENPGCLFIATNRDAVTHLTDAQEWAGGGSMVGAVRGSTQREPHVVGKPSTFMMDYLAKEFNISKSQICMVGDRLDTDILFGQNGGCKTLLVLSGVTSLPMLQSPDNTIQPDFYTNKISDFLSLKAAAV
- the LOC125212582 gene encoding INO80 complex subunit D-like, producing the protein MPDPSPSSSAGPIRIDGAEQDAALSKSEFLTRSELINRRYRRAKQLEGIYRDHYWALMEELKLKYREYYWEYGKSPFVEDEENERINSSRADGAPGLAADNGNGNGNLGVNGGNGNTIGNATGRCGMNGCKAKAMALTMFCHMHILSDSKQKLYKACVFAIKSSTTGPILCGKPILRSTVPSYCSVHFQKAEKYMVRLLKKSGLNIASTSKLAPKLHVLVADWIRRIQQKRRAAEARACLENAEIIEEDHKP